The following nucleotide sequence is from Kosmotoga arenicorallina S304.
AGCGGGTTCTCAGAAGGGATTTATGCTTCCTCCGGGATTGGGTTTTATTACCTTCAGCGAAAGCGCCTGGGAAAAAGCAAAGACAAACAAAACACCGAGTTATTACTTCAATGCTTTCGCATACAAAAAGAACCCTGCTCCTTACACACCCGCTGTTAATCTTATTTATCAATTGAAAAAAGCAGTGGAGATGCTCAAAGAAGAAGGCATGGAAAACGTATGGGAACGTCACAGAATTCTTGCTGACGCTACCAGGGCTGGAGTTCAAGCTCTTGGCCTTGAGCTTTTCTCAAAACGCCCTGGAAATGTCTTGACCGCTGTAAAAGTTCCAGAAAGCATTGATGGAGCAAAACTCGTTTCGTTGATGCGTGATGAGTATGGCGTTACTATTGCTGGTGGCCAGGGAAGCATGAAAGGAAAAATCTTCCGAATTGCTCACCTGGGCTACATGTCAAAATTCGACACGATAATTGCCATTTCAGCTCTTGAGATGGCTCTCAGGAAATTAGGTTTTGATTTTGAGTACGGTACAGGCTTGAAAGCAGTTGAAGAGGTCTTTGAAAGGGAGGGGGTTTGATGTTTA
It contains:
- a CDS encoding pyridoxal-phosphate-dependent aminotransferase family protein, with the protein product MVKMVKKNYLLAPGPTPVPTDLLLEGAQETIHHRTPQFKKIMEEAIEGTKYVFQTAGDLFLLASSGTGAMEMAVVNLVSPGEKVIVIVSGKFGERWKQICETYGANVVPIEVEYGNYVAPEKLDETLKEHPDSTVVFTTLSETSTGTVMDIEGFARVSKAHGKLIVVDAISGLIAQPLKTDEWNLDVVVAGSQKGFMLPPGLGFITFSESAWEKAKTNKTPSYYFNAFAYKKNPAPYTPAVNLIYQLKKAVEMLKEEGMENVWERHRILADATRAGVQALGLELFSKRPGNVLTAVKVPESIDGAKLVSLMRDEYGVTIAGGQGSMKGKIFRIAHLGYMSKFDTIIAISALEMALRKLGFDFEYGTGLKAVEEVFEREGV